The region TCGTTGACGAGGCGATCACCAACCCCCTGCTGCACTCGGCCGCCTGCGACGCCAACCGGACGTTCCAGGTGAGCATCGCGTTCGAGCCGGACCTGCTCCACGTCGAGGTCCGCGACGCCGGCGCGCCTTTCCCGCTCAGGCGCGACGGCCGGCGCATCGACTCGATCGCTGGCCGCAGCCTCGAGCTGTTCGACGAGCTCGCCGCCGACTGGGACAGCACCAGCGTGACCAGCGGCCACCTCGTCTGGTTCGAGGTCACGGTGTGATCAGCGGATGTGTCTGCGGCAGTCGCCGGGTGCATCTGAGGCGATCGCCGCCAGAGCAAGCTCCCCACATCGAACGAGGACGCCGCGTCAGAAGCGGACGGGGAGGGTGGCGAGGCCCCGCAGGGTGACCGTGTCGCGCCAGGTCGGCTCCTCGGTGCCGAGGGCGAGGCCGGGGAGGCGGCGCAGCACGGCGGCCAGCGCGACCTGGGTCTCGATCCGGGCCAGGGGCGCGCCCAGGCAGAAGTGGATGCCACCACCGAAGGCGACGTGCCGGTTGGGCGAGCGGGCCAGGTCGAGCCGGTCGGGGTCGGCGAACTGGGCCGGGTCCCGGTTGGCCGCGCCGAGCGCGGCGATCACGGTCTCGCCTTCGCGCACGAGCTGACCGCCGACCTCCAGGCCGGAGGTGGCGTGCCTGCTGGTCAGCTGCACCGGGCTGTCGTAGCGGAGCAGCTCCTCGACCGCGCTGGCGGCCAGGCCGGGGTCGGCAGCCAGGCGGGCCCGCTCGGCGGGGTGGGCGAGCAGTGCGAGGGTGCCGTTGGCGATCAGGTTGACGGTCGTCTCGTGCCCGGCCACGAGCAGCAGCGTGCACATCGAGATCAGCTCCTGCGCGCTGAGCCGGTGTCCCTCGTCCTCGGCGGCCACGAGCGCGGTGAGCAGGTCGCCGGCCGGGTGCGCGCGCCGCTCGGCGACCAGGTCGCCCAGGTAGCCGCGGAGCGCCGCGCGCGCCTGCAGCGCCCGCTCCATCACGTCCTCGGCCACCAGCGGGTCGAGCAGGTGCACGAGCGCGCCCGACCAGTCCCGGAACCGCGTCTGGTCGGCCGGCGGGACCCCGAGCAGCTCGCAGATCACGGTCACCGGCAGCGGATAGGCGAGGTCCTCGACCACGTCCATCTCCCCTGCACCGGCCACCCGGTCGAGCAGCTCCTCGACCAGCTCCTCGACCCGGGCCCGGAGCCGGCCGATGGCCGTCGGGGTGAACGCCTTGTTGACCAGCGTCCGCAGCCGGGTGTGGTCGGGCGGGTCGACGAACAGCATCGACGGGGCGCCGTCCTCCCACAGGTCCGCGCCGTCGTTGCCGCGCTGGAGGAGCTGGTACTGCGCTGA is a window of Actinomycetes bacterium DNA encoding:
- a CDS encoding ATP-binding protein, translating into MTVRRQFTGRLDEMPAVRQFVSSALLRDTDSYETARLLVDEAITNPLLHSAACDANRTFQVSIAFEPDLLHVEVRDAGAPFPLRRDGRRIDSIAGRSLELFDELAADWDSTSVTSGHLVWFEVTV
- a CDS encoding cytochrome P450 is translated as MTGTTPALEFNPFLPEVHADPYPLYHRLRAEDPVHRNGPGFWVLTRYADVVAVLRDPRMSRDPRRSAQYQLLQRGNDGADLWEDGAPSMLFVDPPDHTRLRTLVNKAFTPTAIGRLRARVEELVEELLDRVAGAGEMDVVEDLAYPLPVTVICELLGVPPADQTRFRDWSGALVHLLDPLVAEDVMERALQARAALRGYLGDLVAERRAHPAGDLLTALVAAEDEGHRLSAQELISMCTLLLVAGHETTVNLIANGTLALLAHPAERARLAADPGLAASAVEELLRYDSPVQLTSRHATSGLEVGGQLVREGETVIAALGAANRDPAQFADPDRLDLARSPNRHVAFGGGIHFCLGAPLARIETQVALAAVLRRLPGLALGTEEPTWRDTVTLRGLATLPVRF